A stretch of the Deinococcus reticulitermitis genome encodes the following:
- a CDS encoding RuvX/YqgF family protein, whose translation MTGDAPFSPPQVLALDVSKSRIGFAANVGRLAFGRGSVARKRLPLDLKAVRLKAEECGAEQLVLGLPLRTDGRPSPAADRVRAFGRVLSEKGYVVAYQDERFTTRLARELGATDEDEGAAIQILELYLLNL comes from the coding sequence ATGACAGGCGATGCCCCCTTCTCCCCGCCGCAGGTGCTCGCGCTTGATGTCAGCAAGTCGCGCATCGGATTTGCCGCCAACGTGGGGCGCCTGGCGTTCGGGCGCGGCAGCGTCGCCCGCAAGCGTTTGCCGCTTGACCTCAAGGCCGTGCGGCTCAAGGCCGAGGAGTGCGGCGCCGAGCAACTCGTCCTCGGGCTGCCCCTGCGTACCGATGGGCGTCCCAGCCCCGCTGCCGACCGGGTCCGTGCCTTTGGGCGGGTGCTCAGCGAGAAGGGGTACGTGGTCGCGTATCAGGACGAGCGCTTCACCACCCGCCTGGCCCGCGAACTTGGGGCCACCGACGAGGACGAGGGCGCCGCAATCCAGATTCTCGAATTGTATCTGCTGAACCTTTGA
- a CDS encoding enoyl-CoA hydratase-related protein: MEQPVLVADRGGVRTLTLNREDRLNAANNALILSLTDELRRADADEGVRVVVITGAGRGFCAGQDLGDVAGQGTSFTEHLHQTYNPLIRTIRALGKPVITAVNGVAAGAGASLALAGDLRLWAQGALLVEVFSNIALIPDSGSTWFLPRLVGYNRAFELMALADRVGADEALRLGLCEAVFPDETFREDVQRYAERLAARPANALRLTKQALSAALSSTLDQALDLEAELQQEAGDHWEHAEGVRAFKEKRPAQFLGGAHGLQAEG; encoded by the coding sequence ATGGAACAACCCGTGCTGGTGGCCGACCGCGGTGGTGTGCGGACCCTGACCCTCAACCGCGAGGACCGCCTCAACGCCGCGAACAACGCCCTGATCCTCAGCCTCACCGACGAGCTCCGGCGGGCCGACGCCGACGAGGGGGTGCGGGTGGTCGTCATCACCGGTGCGGGGCGCGGCTTTTGCGCGGGGCAGGACCTCGGGGACGTCGCGGGGCAGGGCACGTCGTTTACGGAGCACCTGCACCAGACCTACAACCCCCTGATCCGCACCATTCGCGCACTGGGCAAGCCGGTGATCACGGCGGTCAACGGCGTGGCGGCGGGCGCGGGGGCAAGTCTGGCGCTGGCCGGGGATCTCCGGCTTTGGGCGCAGGGCGCGCTTCTGGTCGAGGTGTTTTCCAACATCGCCCTGATTCCGGACTCGGGCAGCACCTGGTTTCTGCCGCGTCTGGTGGGCTACAACCGCGCCTTCGAGCTGATGGCCCTGGCCGACCGGGTGGGCGCGGACGAGGCCCTCCGACTCGGCCTGTGCGAAGCGGTCTTTCCCGACGAGACGTTCCGCGAAGACGTGCAGCGCTACGCCGAGCGCCTCGCCGCCCGTCCCGCCAACGCGCTGCGGCTGACCAAACAGGCCCTGAGCGCGGCGCTGAGCAGCACCCTCGATCAGGCGCTCGACCTCGAGGCCGAGTTGCAGCAGGAGGCGGGGGACCACTGGGAGCACGCCGAGGGAGTGCGCGCCTTCAAAGAAAAGCGCCCCGCCCAGTTCCTCGGCGGGGCCCACGGACTCCAAGCCGAGGGATAG
- a CDS encoding PSP1 domain-containing protein codes for MVVLPVRFERSPRLHPMLSEEPYPVGSRVVVQGKRGPEIATVRGAGEAPERNGRYGAVLRAATPEDLNTWEDLHARAEDLKWLLRARARERRLAVKLVAVEFTLDESLVTISYSADERIELGSLISELRGHTRARVNFAAIGPREQAQMIGTLGACGRENCSSTHLQDFAPVSIRMARDQQLPLNPEKLSGPCGRLLCCLQYEHAQYLELLRDLPRKNARVCHESTGACGKVTKLHPLAGTVDIQTDEGVLFGLPASELRRLQESPAPKAPSAKTPPTRNAAGDEGRVVDGT; via the coding sequence ATGGTTGTCCTGCCCGTGCGCTTCGAGCGCAGTCCCCGGCTTCACCCGATGCTCAGTGAGGAGCCTTATCCCGTCGGATCGCGTGTTGTCGTGCAGGGCAAGCGCGGTCCGGAGATCGCCACGGTGCGCGGCGCAGGCGAAGCCCCCGAGCGGAACGGGCGCTACGGCGCCGTGCTGCGCGCCGCGACCCCCGAAGACCTGAACACCTGGGAAGACCTGCATGCCCGCGCCGAGGACCTCAAGTGGCTGCTGCGTGCCCGCGCCCGTGAGCGCCGCCTGGCGGTCAAGCTCGTGGCCGTCGAGTTCACCCTCGACGAGTCGCTGGTCACGATCAGCTACAGCGCCGACGAACGCATCGAACTCGGCAGCCTGATCAGCGAGCTGCGCGGCCACACCCGCGCGCGCGTCAACTTCGCCGCCATCGGCCCGCGCGAGCAGGCGCAGATGATCGGCACGCTCGGGGCCTGCGGGCGTGAGAACTGCTCCAGCACCCACCTTCAGGACTTCGCGCCGGTCAGCATCCGCATGGCGCGCGACCAGCAACTGCCGCTCAACCCCGAGAAGCTGAGCGGGCCGTGCGGGCGGTTGCTGTGCTGCTTGCAGTACGAGCACGCCCAGTACCTCGAGCTGCTGCGTGACCTGCCGCGCAAGAATGCCCGGGTCTGTCATGAAAGCACCGGCGCGTGTGGCAAGGTCACCAAGCTTCATCCGCTCGCCGGCACCGTCGATATCCAGACCGACGAGGGAGTGCTTTTCGGGCTGCCCGCCAGCGAACTGCGCCGCCTCCAGGAGTCGCCGGCGCCCAAAGCACCGTCCGCCAAGACCCCACCCACGCGAAACGCGGCCGGAGACGAGGGCAGGGTCGTCGACGGGACATGA
- a CDS encoding RidA family protein, with amino-acid sequence MKEVVETSAAPAAIGPYSQATTFGNLVITSGQIPLNAQGELVPGGVAEQTEQVLQNLRAVLAAAGTDLERVVKTTVFLADMNEFAAMNAVYEQHFQPPYPARSTVQVARLPRDVRVEIEVMAERH; translated from the coding sequence ATGAAAGAAGTCGTGGAAACCTCCGCCGCGCCCGCCGCCATCGGACCGTACAGCCAGGCCACCACCTTCGGCAACCTCGTGATCACGAGCGGTCAGATTCCACTGAACGCCCAGGGCGAACTCGTCCCAGGCGGCGTCGCCGAGCAGACCGAGCAGGTCCTTCAGAACCTGCGCGCGGTGCTCGCCGCCGCCGGCACCGACCTCGAGCGCGTGGTCAAGACCACCGTGTTCCTGGCCGACATGAATGAATTCGCGGCGATGAACGCCGTGTACGAGCAGCACTTTCAGCCGCCTTACCCTGCCCGCAGCACGGTGCAGGTGGCGCGTCTCCCGCGTGACGTGCGGGTCGAGATCGAAGTGATGGCCGAGCGCCACTGA